The Streptomyces hundungensis genome contains the following window.
CTCGACGGGTTCTCCCTCGACATCCGGCCCGGCGAGACCGTCGCCGTGGTCGGCGCCTCCGGCTCCGGCAAGTCCACCGTCTCGATGCTGCTGCCCCGCTTCTACGACGTCTCGCACGGCGCCGTACTCGTCGGCGGGCACGACGTGCGCGAGCTGACGCTCTCCTCGCTGCGCGCCGCCATCGGACTCGTCCCCGAGGACTCCTTCCTCTTCTCCGACACCGTCCGCGCCAACATCGCGTACGGAAAGCCGGACGCCACCCAGGACGAGATCGAGAAGGCCACCCGCGCCGCCCAGGCGCACGGGTTCATCAGCGAGCTGCCCAAGGGCTACGACACCACCGTGGGCGAGCACGGCCTCACCCTCTCCGGCGGCCAGCGCCAGCGCATCGCGCTCGCCCGCGCCATCCTCACCGACCCCCGGCTGCTCGTCCTGGACGACGCGACCTCCGCCGTCGACGCCCGCGTCGAGCACGAGATCCACGAGGCGCTGGCGTCGGTCATGGCCGGCCGCACCACCCTGCTCATCGCGCACCGCCGCTCCACCCTCGGCCTCGCCGACCGCATCGCCGTCCTCGACGCCGGACGCCTCGCCGCGATCGGCACCCACGAGGAACTCCAGCGCGACAGCGCCCTCTACCGCCGGCTGCTCACCGACCCCGACGAACTCGGCGCGGTGTCGCCCGGCCACACCCCCACCGCCCCCGCCGTGGAGGAGGAGGACCACTCCGTACGGGACGAGCTGGACGCGGAGTTCGACGCCGAGCGCGGCATCACCCCGCCCCTGTGGGTGCGCGAGGAGAAGCCCGAATCCGCCGCCCCCGGCGGCATGCCCGCCACCCCCGAACTGCTCGCCCAGGTCGAGGCGTTGCCGCCCGCCACCGACACCCCCGACATCGACGAGGCCAGGGCCGTACAGCCCGAGGACTCCTACGGCCTGCGCAGGCTGCTGCGCGGCTTCGGTCTCCCCCTGCTCGTCTCGCTGCTCCTCGTCGCCATCGACGCGGGGATGTCACTGCTGCTTCCGGTCCTCATCCGGCACGGCATCGACCAGGGCGTCAGCAAGCTCGCGCTCGGCGCGGTGTGGGCGGCGGCCGGTCTCGCGCTGCTCACCGTCGTCATCCAGTGGCTCGCCCAGACCGGCGAGACCCGGATGACCGGACGCACCGGCGAACGCGTCCTCTACACCCTGCGCCTGAAGATCTTCGCCCAGCTCCAGCGGCTCGGACTCGACTACTACGAGCGGGAGTTGACCGGGCGGATCATGACCCGCATGACGACGGACGTGGACGCGCTCGCCACGTTCCTCCAGACCGGCCTGGTCACCGCGTTCGTCTCCGTCGTCACCTTCTTCGGCATCATGGTCGCGCTGCTCGTCATCGACCTCCAGCTCGCCCTCGTCGTCTTCGCGACGCTGCCGCTGCTGGTCGTCGGCACGTACTTCTTCCGCAAGAAGAGCGTCCAGGCCTACGAACTGGCCCGCGAGCGGGTCGGTGTCGTCAACGCCGACCTCCAGGAGTCGGTGTCGGGCCTGCGCATCGTGCAGGCCTTCCGGCGCGAGCACGACGGGGCCCGGCGGTTCGCCGAGCGCAGCGACCACTACCGCCAGGCACGCGTGCGCGGCCAGTGGCTGATATCGGTGTACTTCCCGTTCGTGCAGCTCCTGTCGTCGGTGGCCGCCGCGGCCGTACTGATCGTCGGCGCGGGCCGGGTCGACCACGGCACCCTCACCGCGGGCGCCCTCGTCGCCTACCTCCTCTACATCGACCTGTTCTTCGCCCCCGTGCAGCAGCTCTCGCAGGTCTTCGACGGCTACCAGCAGGCATCCGTCTCGCTCGGACGCATCCAGGAACTCCTCCAGGAGAAGACGTCCACCTCCGAGGCGGCCGCGCCGCTCGACGTCCT
Protein-coding sequences here:
- a CDS encoding ABC transporter ATP-binding protein, with translation MTEGAQQGWARRLTGYAWRYRRNVALSLGSSLAGMAVMALVPLITKVVIDDVIGAHTRSLAVWTGLLIASAVVVYALTYIRRYYGGRLALDVQHDLRTEMYRTITRLDGRRQDELSTGQVVGRATSDLQLIQGLLFMLPMTIGNVLLFVISVVIMAWLSPLLTLVALAVAPALWFIAKRSRTRLFPATWYAQGQAAAVAGVVDGAVSGVRVVKGFGQEDQETGKLREVGRRLFAGRMRTIKLNSRYTPALQAVPALGQVAMLALGGWLATRGEITLGTFVAFSTYLAQLVGPVRMLAMVLTVGQQARAGVERVLELIDTEPSLQDGTKELSPSAPATVEFDDVSFGYDDERPVLDGFSLDIRPGETVAVVGASGSGKSTVSMLLPRFYDVSHGAVLVGGHDVRELTLSSLRAAIGLVPEDSFLFSDTVRANIAYGKPDATQDEIEKATRAAQAHGFISELPKGYDTTVGEHGLTLSGGQRQRIALARAILTDPRLLVLDDATSAVDARVEHEIHEALASVMAGRTTLLIAHRRSTLGLADRIAVLDAGRLAAIGTHEELQRDSALYRRLLTDPDELGAVSPGHTPTAPAVEEEDHSVRDELDAEFDAERGITPPLWVREEKPESAAPGGMPATPELLAQVEALPPATDTPDIDEARAVQPEDSYGLRRLLRGFGLPLLVSLLLVAIDAGMSLLLPVLIRHGIDQGVSKLALGAVWAAAGLALLTVVIQWLAQTGETRMTGRTGERVLYTLRLKIFAQLQRLGLDYYERELTGRIMTRMTTDVDALATFLQTGLVTAFVSVVTFFGIMVALLVIDLQLALVVFATLPLLVVGTYFFRKKSVQAYELARERVGVVNADLQESVSGLRIVQAFRREHDGARRFAERSDHYRQARVRGQWLISVYFPFVQLLSSVAAAAVLIVGAGRVDHGTLTAGALVAYLLYIDLFFAPVQQLSQVFDGYQQASVSLGRIQELLQEKTSTSEAAAPLDVLSLRGEIAFENVDFAYGSADGSGDEPEEALSGVDLRIPAGQTVAFVGETGAGKSTLVKLVARFYDPTGGRVTADGTDLRDLDITAYRHRLGVVPQEAYLFPGTVRDAIAYGRPGASDAEVEAAARAVGAHDMIATLDGGYLHEVAERGRNLSAGQRQLIALARAELVDPDVLLLDEATAALDLATEAQVNQATERLTGRRTTLVVAHRLTTAARADRVVVMDQGRVVEDGTHAELLALDGKYARLWHTFTSTPEPTPTPG